The genome window TGAAAACCATTCACACATCTGATAAAAGATGCCTATcaccattcttttgtctgtattatgcacattaacacttttttATACGCCCATCTTTTTCAGTGTCATCTTATATTACAATAGTGTAATCGCCGCAGGTAATGGCCTTGTGTagcgtgttagcgcattagcgccatgaattcagaatgtaaacaagacaaatgaaacattttcttcTGCATAAGTATAACTTTAAAtaatcattgagtggttaaaacagctacTTTTACAGATCTCATGGGAAttttactcatagaatgaggcataaagtcattggtaacacattttgatgtcacattaGTTACGTTTTTGCAtgtagcgtcctcatatttaaatgtacttctaaacgccTCCTATAGTGGTGTGATCGGAGTCTGAATGTTCACAACAGTACACcgttgctcggctgtttagaactCCTGAACCTCTGAACAAAGAGAAATTTTCTCTGGAAGCATATCGggcccttaaccctaaccctcacaaaatgtGCTGGAACTGAAGACATGTGCAACCGCCCCCACCCCCTGTCGACAGAATTCACAGTCGTGCACCCGACACCCCAGTGTAGACGCCCAAATACGTTATACAGCCCAACTATATGTTATTGCCCCTCTAATGGAACCGTTCTAGAGCATTGAATGTatctacactaccagtcaaaagtttgggtGACTTTATTATATGTATATGCTTCTTGAATAATCTTGAAAATAGTTGtcaataaatataatttgtgcATTCGAATGAATTTCGcgacctggtctcatagaatcacgttactatgtCTATATTTTTGGATGCATCTTTACATTTTCCTGGTGaattgaacactagaggtgctacaacaatgacttttattgattttcacacaaatcataagGTTTAgggtttaaaacttaaataaataacattaaactCTTatatttgggagaacatttaaagtCACATCATcctcatgagatcaggctggaattTCTTTACAAAGctaaaattgttttatattttttaatggatGTGTTTGACTGAAAAGTGACAGAAAAGCAGCCAACGTGTTTTCAGCAcacatgggaactccttcaatactgtttaaaaagcatctcactATGAAGAATGAAGAGTGTGCCGATCTAATTAACAGTTTTTGGTCAGTTCATAATCACTTATTGATTTGTGttgtttactattattctaaaatgttggCGTGTCCAAAGATGATGCAGCAGAGGTGCCAAAAACCAATTGTGGGTGAACATTCCACCACTAAAGTTCTCCTGTTTATGAGTGCGAGCGTAAACACAAAAGCTGTTGGAATGCTGGGCACTCTCCGCTCAGCAGCACTTGTTTGAGCTGCTCATTAATGGAAGGTCCACGTTACCCATGTCAGGAAAGAATGTGTGTGATTTtatgtgcgtatgtgtgttttgtgtggttgTGCGGCTTAGGTCTAGAGAGCAGGGAGGTGGAAGCTTACTAGGAGAGGATGTCCGGTGGACATATGGACTGGGGTATGGTGCAGACCGGTGGCTTCTCAAAGTGGAGTAGCGTTCACAGCCATGGGATGAGGACAGAGAAAGAGGGCTGCCAAACTGAGCATGAGGGTTTGCAGAAGGGCAGAGAGACCCTGGTGCTGGTAGAAACCAGCTACTTACTAGACAAACAGGAAAATGGGAGTCAATAtcacataactgtaaaaaaaatactataagCATATCATGAACCGGATGATTATGAGATACAGTGGATCCAACAAGtatttttggacacttaaagtcacatttcaaaatatatgaTACAGTCATTTGATGCAAAATATAAAGTGTAATCTGTAAACAAACGATGTTAGGGTTTTCTCAGAGCGAACTTcagagccatttttgcaatggcTTTTAACCCACTTGTGTCTAGGTGATTTTTTTGTGGTTTCAATTcccttcaagttcacacaggtgtcctagcagagcaCCACACGTGTAGTTCATCacaatggacatgttccactactgtttgacaaacagaaaaggtccaaatactttttgttttcCCGTTGAACGGTAGAAaaagtgttttaacattttaaatgtacaaactTCATTTTGTGAACTGATTTGCTTGAAAAGTGAGTTTCTGCTGTCTTGATTTCAATTAAATGCCACCAGGTTTGATAttgtgttatctaatgcaatgacagtcataagtttttaagtgtgacttaaatgCATCAAAATACAGAAcctattttttcttttaaatgtcaaaaacaaCCTAAATCAAAATGTATCACATTGATATCTGTGAGTTGAATTAATGGTCTCAATTTATATTAGATTTCTTTATcaactatgtactaacattaaaatacataaacaatgtatttattgtgtaactactgTACATGTTGTTCTGCTAAATTCTcccaagattcacatttgctgctactgaggttgaggtagaGGTAGAGTTTAGGGTTTAGAatagggtaagggttgggatgGGGTTAGGGGGAAGGTAAAcagtaactacagatgtaatgcaggtactttaaatgtaagtacaatgcaacaacacgaaTGTGATtcataagtacattgtatcaaatgcttaagtacaccTAACTTGAAGTGGGTCAGAATTAATAGATGCATTTTGCTCTTACATTGAGCATAGCCAGTCTGTTGACTTTCACTGACATCGTCTATTAAATCCTtatgatcacttctgaaaacaaaaaggaagaaaaattACTTATCATCTTAGATCTTACCAGAACTAACTTCTTAGTTTACCATCACATTCTTAGCCATGTGTTTAgacataaatattaaatgaaataaatactaatacatgtaatctcttcagtaatcaaaatactttttgaatgtaacatttttatgaatgtaccaatgatttaaattgtaactgtagtggaatatgtattccgttactccccaaccctgaatatGTGCTTTTGAAGCTGGCTTTCttataaattatttcatatttcaagAACGGTATTCTTCTCTAATCCAAgttcccattgtgacaacttacaggctgtttatatttatttagacaACATGCCCCATGTAGCGGGACAGATTTAAATGACAGTGTTAAATGAactatatccttttttttttctctgaataaAAATGGTGGAAACATTCATTAGATGTTTGTAGGAAGCTCTTATGGTAATATTCACTGGAAGTGCTAGCACTATCCCCAGTCTCCACCTATTCACAATACAGTTTTGCTTTACATACCTTTCTTTGGCATCCAGGAAAGCCTTGGCGAATGGATTGTATTTAATTTTGAGAGCAGTAACCTAAAAGAGCATTCAGAGAGTAGTGTTAATATGAACAATATCACTGTTCATTTGATGCAGTACTTTATTAAATAACAGTGTAAATGAAGAAAACACGTTACATCTTCATTCTGGTAGGCAGTAACTGCTATGAACTGCGTCTCTGGGAAAGAGTGAGTGGTGATCATTCTCTGAGGCCCTCCAACACGCACTATATGGATACGTGGCTCATACTTGTGTAGTGAGTTCAACATAATCTAAGGAAAATGAGGCATATTTTTTACCTGTTAATATACGTCTTAAGTATATACATCTTGTAAGCACTTTACAGgccacaaaaagaaaatatgaatgaataaaaatgaacattttctctgaATTACGCACTTTTACGCACAGTTCTACGATAGGCTATCTCATTTTAGATAGATTTTTACACACATATATGTCTTGAATCAAATAATATCCACCAACCTGACCACCTCCGTTCAGTTTGTTGGTGAGTTTCACTTTACTAAAGGAGACTGAAGCTTTCATCCAGTGCGCGCCGAAGTTTGGAGAGTCTGGATGGATGTAGACGCAGCTCGGGGCTTGTGGCTCCGGTTTGCCACCCGATACCCATTCACCGTTCACGAATTTCCACCTGTGATTGTCTGCTGCCACGAAATCCAGTAAGACGGAGTACATGGCGTTTGGATCCAAACCGGACACGTTCACCTTCAGCACCGGGAACATGCGCCTGAATCGACGCAATAAGAAGAATAGGCACATTTACAGCATCAACAATTCCTTGTttcaaatacataaaataaaacaaatcattgTTTTCACATAagtgaatcaacctgactacataaatacacataactATTTTGTTACGGGTCATATCAGGTAAAAAGGTAACATCTGcacacaaacaaaatgtgttAGTATAGGCTGAAAAATACCTGCCATTCTTGGTCACTATCATTTCATTTGTCAACTCCTTAAACTTCTGCCAAAGTTCATTTTCATCCAAACTAACTTTAAGATCCTTTTCTGTTGGATCTCCTTTTTCGCTGCCAGCCTGAAGCTCATTTTCCACCGCACTTAATAAATGATCCACACGATACTGCATGTTCTTCTCCACACAGTCAATGGTCCCAGAAGCCATTCTTCCATCCAAGTGACTCCAAGAAGTAAAAGGCTTCTCGCGCTCTTGCGTTTCCGAAAGTCAAAATAAATCCAAACTAGAGGAGGTCGAAACGCTGAATCTATTCACATGACATTCAATGAAAAACTCCGCAGTTAAAAACTCTCAGTGCTTTGTCTAGGAGAttgctgattggctggtttgCGCTCTGCTACGCTCCGTCTGGACAGCCATTGGTTCGGAGGTCTGCTTAGAACCCAGACAGGATCCAATATAAAGAAATGCGTAAATATTTACACATATTCATAGTCAAAACgccaaagaaataaataaaaaaatactaataaacattcggacatgtctacaatttccaccttcttaaaaaaatattaaaataacaattacaCCAAACAATATGTTTACAAACTATGATTTTGTATGGTTTTGAGAAATTGTATTTATACATGGAcaaacacacttaaaaaaaaaaaaaaggaaaatatctcAGACGTGTAATTAGTTGCTACGGCCCTGCCTAATATACTTATAGTCTATTAAATCTGTAATGGTAAACAAAAACATATAGATAGGCCTAACTGCATTTATTTTACATAGCTACGTTTCTTAATAAGTGAatacaatattttacttttattttatttgaattattctgAAAAGAAAATGGCAACTCTGAAAGACTGGTGCTGAGAGGATGAATGTTAAAGAAGATGTTTATGAAGCCCGTGGGAATCTTTCTTCAGAGGTGACAACGCGGATAAACGCGTCACAATGGAGGTATTCATGAAACCCAGTGAAAAGACGTCATCTAAGCGATAAAACTTCCGGTAGAAAAACCGTAtatgattttatttgaaaattatgCTAAATGTAGCATCTATTTATCAAAATACGTGTGTAACAGAGTACCAAATAAAGAAAGGCCTCAATCAAGATCTTTTAACACAAGACTTCCATTTAAAGACATGGGCATGCACAGactaacaacatgaataaaacccATTTTAAAGCGCGTCTGCTAACTTAATAGCCTGTAGGACCTACCTGAAATAATAAGCATGTAAATACTTctactaataatattaattataaataatataactaATATTATTCTATCAATTCTAGCCTAATACTAATATTAATAACTGAAaccaataattatataaattaataataatgcatttacaagcgtgattaaaaaaaaaacgtaataaaaaaaaaaaattcttcaaatTTGGGCGCTTGTCCCAGAGgttgatttaataaaaacaacagaTCTCacaatttttcctttttattaaaaaaggtcacattaaaacagacttcatcatttattttgcggtacttttcaaatgccttttatgtaggctatagatttgactgttttagagttgtcccagactttcagtgttaaactatgaaaatccatgataaaaatacaaatcaatcaatcaatcaatcaatctatctttTTTAAagtatgataatctaaacaaagagtgaaataaacaaacaatttaaatatttatattgtgaaaattatttcgatatatattttttaattacaactGTCCCATAGTTGTGGAGTCATTTCCAACAAACCAAACAATCTTGTCCCTAATAAAGTGTTTTTCAAAAGCTAGTTAAcaattcaacaaaaatgtcagTAAAGAGCAAGCTTGAAATGAAATATGAGAATCAACGTAAATATCACTTGTAAGCAGATTATTTTTATTGGgtatcatttccaatcaagctgtaattatgcaaaaagtatgaaaatatgatttaattgtgtgtatttaggatacatatgTTAGCTATAAAATTAGCCTTACCAAGACAGCCTTACAAGAGTCAGAAAtgttttccaaaaacaaaaaatataatttccatcaGCGTCTTTTcaagcacagaattctattaaactcaatacagaatttgagatgtgctggaaatcaCACTGTGATgagattttcatgactttcagaaaaaatgacaaacaatgaCACACATTTTATGTGATGCATGTACACActattggacattgttagtaaaGCTATTAAAAACTAGtcagtgtgaaaaatgtttttatcAGGACATGCTTGTacacttattttattaaaataaaaacaaaaatgaaaagaaatgtaaAGGATAATGAAGACAACAGCATCCTAGTATTCACTCTTATAATCACAGGTCTGGGCTGTAATTTGTCCACATCTTTGTGTCAGAGCTTCCCACCTGAAACAAAGCCAAACGGCATTTGACAGAAGTATTTGATTTTTTATTGTCGTTGTATTATCGAGTTATCAACAGACATTAACAGCACATACCTCAATAGCATGACAAGCAAACAGGTCGTCTATGCATAAAGGCACCTCTATGTATGATGAAGGTGTATCTCTAGTAAAACTGGAGGGTGAGTCTTCTGTCCTTTGCTCAGCAGGCTGAAGGCTacaggcataaaaaaaaaaaaagtttaatagtAAATTTATTGACAATCCTGAGCATGTAATCTTCAGTTATAGGAATTCCTTACCTTAAGATCTTTGTAGTTGGATCTCCATTAATGGATTGTGGACTCTCAGATGTAGAATTATCTCTCAGAGACAGATGTGTGAGGTCTGGCTCAGTGGAACACCTGGAGTTCTGACTTTTGATGTTGCACGTACAATCATACTCCATctcatcaaaataaaagtgttgACGTTGTGACCAAATCCAAATGAATTTTCATCAATCACAATGCTATTTAACACCAGTCTTGAGTTTATAAATCGTTCACCGCAGTTTTGCCATCATTTACTTTCCCCCCGTATCGGTTCAAATTATTTTCAATCCTCTGtgcaaaacaaaatgagatcTGAGGCAGAATGTCCAAGCCTCTGTTTTCCAAacaaaagtggatggtgatttatactgccaagctccaaaaagaacaaaaatctcTATAGATGTATAATTAAAGTAcccaagagggtgagtaaatgaagacaacaTTTTTCATTTCTGGATGAATTACTCCTTGATGTTCACTTATAAGAGTTGGATTTGTGTATCACTAACCAATTCTTTGATGCTGAATCCATCTGTGATTTGCAGACTGAGTCCATTCTTGGCCATTATTCTGCTCGGGGTCAAAAAGCTCAAATAAATTTGGAACTTCTATACCGTACATTGTGCTGGACCTATGTGAAAATGAGTAACGTCTCTTACCTTTGGGTGTCAGCCTTGTGAGAGAGCGAGAGGTTGTGCATAAGTCTCAATTTGTGTTGTGTTATGCCAGTGGTCTTTGACTTGACTGGTGGCTCATGGCTTCTCTGTTACGGTGACATGATCAAAACCaaacaatttacattttggtATAGAAGCACTTCTTGTATTATTTCCTCCCTTGGATTAATCACTTTAAGTGTCTGCTAAATCATTCATTTCAACTGTAggatgacaaaatgttcaaaaGGTACCACAATAAGCATGCTGGTGCTGAACTTTTCTAAAAAGGTGGAGTGCAGAGATGAAAATTTTGGTACTTTAATCTCTCGGGTGAAGACCTATGGAGACAATAAACCATACTTGGGTTATTCTTCAATTAGGGAcacttaaaaaaattgtaaactaTTTTTCACATGTCCTGTAATACAGATCAGGTCATGGCCTTGTAGTATTCAGTGCTTGAGGTTTCACTTTCATTGACAGCACACGTGTCATCTCTCACAGTTGCTGTGTTCCTCTGTGCACCTCACAATCTTTCAGGCCACACAGTGTGTCGGCTCACACCCTGAGGTGACAGGAAATGATCAAGGGAGCTGGACTGTTGATATATGTGATTACTCACACACCTCACCTTATAAATTATGTTAAAGTAGCTAGTAGCTCTCCAGAACAGGAACAACTGCTGTGGTGAAAGCCTGTTTATATACAAGCACATTCTACTATGAGTGGGGGACAGGTGAATCAATATGTAAAGACTTGAAAACCCTGTAGAttgaaataaaaatggtaaatggtctgcacttatatagcacctttttaaccttagaggtattcaaagcactttatactgtgactcattcacccattcatacaccaatggtggcagagctaccatgcaaggtgctagcctaccattgggagcaacttgggagtcatgtgggccaggatttgaaccaccaaccctgtgattagtggccgacccgctctaccaactgagccacagctgacTCGATGACATTAGAATAATATAAATTAGCTAAAAATAAAActagtaattattttttttgtggtggtggtggtggaacCAGAAAGGGCGAGTAAAATTCTTAACTACTTACCCAACTGAGTCAGCAACAAATATCTTGATTGCAGAGTTCTGTCTAATAAAGTTTTCAAAGGCTCATATGAGTgaaattttgacattttctcaagtgagtgtaagtgtgagaTATTTCTTCAAAAGCAAGGCCTTCAGGGCtatactctctcacacatgcacactgtcTATGTGATGGTTGTCTGGTACTCTTCTCCCAGGTAAATAGGACTGTATGTCTTGTGTGCTGTCCCGTCAGTGGGCCACTGGGCTGACTAATACCCCTGACTGCTGGTCCGTTTCAACTCTACCTGATGTTTGTTGACCCCCTCCCTCCACCAGACCCCCACATCTGTTTGCACACATCCACTCTGACAGGGCAGTGTGAGGAAAATGAATCGTTCATGTTTTTCCCCTCTCATCTCACCTTCCTTGCTCCTCCTCTTCATCCTTTCTCACCTCCATGCTGTGTGGGCTGTTGGCTTGCAGTTGACTACTTTGACTCctgaaaactattttattttatactttgatGTGTTCTGGATTCTACATTAGTTTAGCCTCTGTGATACACAAGGCTGAAGTACCGTAGATAGTCCTAATAATGTAGGCTTGACAAATAAACCTTACTGTTGTGCATTTGAGGCAGTGTATTACACTGATTTACACTGTTTATATACTGCTGGAAGAGCTTATAAGAGCAGCAGGTACAGAAGTATAGCTGTTCCCTTTCAAGTCTGTAACTTCAACGCTGCGTTGGTAGCTGATGCTGTGGTAGCTCCCCCCAGGGGTGGTGACCTGGAAACTCTATACTATAATGCCGACTTGATTGGCTGTTGATGCTTGGCGCTCCACCCCAAGCCTGTGTTATCATTGGCATATAAGCTGGAGCCCAGCACCACACCATCAGAATTTTCCTCCTTCATTTTCCTGTGTGCTATAGCAAGAAATGTATCTTATAACACTTCTGTGTTGCAAGTTTGCGTACATTGTGTTTTTTTGACTATTAAACAAACTAAAAGAGCAGCATTTGCTGAAAAAAATGCCTTTTTAAAGACGAAAACATGTTTTGCAAGTGTTTTCCACCTTGTGATTGATATATTCCTCTGTCTGACGGGCACGAGTGCTGTCTTTTATTTTTGAGCCAAGCTCACACTAAAACAGTGCTCATGGCAACTTATTGTGTTCAATGTGAAAGCATGAAGCTTAGGACAGTGTGCTCATGGTTCACTATCAGCCTTTCCCCCTTTCTCCCACTCAAGGTTCCACATGAAGGAGGAGCATGAGGGCAGAATATAAACTTTGGAGGTTATGAAGAGGATTTGTTGCCGGTACAAGCCATGCACACCTCTGAGTCTCCATATGCAGCATCGTTGCAAAAAGTTCTACATAACGTGGCGGCCCATTTCAGCTTGTCACGGCCCATtcggaaaagtcccggttctcttTACGGCAAGTCTGTCCCTTGCCATGGGCATCGGTAGATCTATGTCTAGCCTGGTGTCTGCTGTGTGTAATATCTGGCTCAATTTGTCAGATCTGAGTAACAAGGACAAGGTCGTCTTGACTGAAGCCCCTGTGTGTCAGCAGGGCCTCTTCGGTGATTCTATCAATGCTTTCACTTAAAGGTTTCAATCGGGTAAGATGCCATTGCTGACCTATAGAAACATCCTGCCGAGGCAGGGTAGCTCTGTAGCCCAGATGGTTACCTCGCAATTTTAATCGGGCAGCGCTCATCCAAACAGAGTGCTACAAGCACTAACCCTGTTCCTTCCAAAAGAGGGATTTCAGAGCCGCCGGTGTGGAATCAAACCAAGTAGCCTGGACCTAAGCAGAACCATATCCCAGCAAGTGTTCCTGATGGTT of Xyrauchen texanus isolate HMW12.3.18 chromosome 20, RBS_HiC_50CHRs, whole genome shotgun sequence contains these proteins:
- the tbxtb gene encoding T-box transcription factor T isoform X2, translated to MSNSNMQYRVDHLLSAVENELQAGSEKGDPTEKDLKVSLDENELWQKFKELTNEMIVTKNGRRMFPVLKVNVSGLDPNAMYSVLLDFVAADNHRWKFVNGEWVSGGKPEPQAPSCVYIHPDSPNFGAHWMKASVSFSKVKLTNKLNGGGQIMLNSLHKYEPRIHIVRVGGPQRMITTHSFPETQFIAVTAYQNEDVTALKIKYNPFAKAFLDAKERSDHKDLIDDVSESQQTGYAQLSSWFLPAPGSLCPSANPHAQFGSPLSLSSSHGCERYSTLRSHRSAPYPSPYVHRTSSPNGYSDNSTCLSMLPSHDNWSSLQMSSHSSVLPMGHGSSPNSNSSQYTSLWSMGNSPLTPVSQAGGMTSSLGSQFLRSSANHYSSLTHPVTAPPSGSPVYDTAVPEVHEASQYDCSAYVRLPTAWTPVTPPSL
- the tbxtb gene encoding T-box transcription factor T isoform X3, translating into MASGTIDCVEKNMQYRVDHLLSAVENELQAGSEKGDPTEKDLKVSLDENELWQKFKELTNEMIVTKNGRRMFPVLKVNVSGLDPNAMYSVLLDFVAADNHRWKFVNGEWVSGGKPEPQAPSCVYIHPDSPNFGAHWMKASVSFSKVKLTNKLNGGGQIMLNSLHKYEPRIHIVRVGGPQRMITTHSFPETQFIAVTAYQNEDVTALKIKYNPFAKAFLDAKERSDHKDLIDDVSESQQTGYAQYGYSDNSTCLSMLPSHDNWSSLQMSSHSSVLPMGHGSSPNSNSSQYTSLWSMGNSPLTPVSQAGGMTSSLGSQFLRSSANHYSSLTHPVTAPPSGSPVYDTAVPEVHEASQYDCSAYVRLPTAWTPVTPPSL
- the tbxtb gene encoding T-box transcription factor T isoform X1, with protein sequence MASGTIDCVEKNMQYRVDHLLSAVENELQAGSEKGDPTEKDLKVSLDENELWQKFKELTNEMIVTKNGRRMFPVLKVNVSGLDPNAMYSVLLDFVAADNHRWKFVNGEWVSGGKPEPQAPSCVYIHPDSPNFGAHWMKASVSFSKVKLTNKLNGGGQIMLNSLHKYEPRIHIVRVGGPQRMITTHSFPETQFIAVTAYQNEDVTALKIKYNPFAKAFLDAKERSDHKDLIDDVSESQQTGYAQLSSWFLPAPGSLCPSANPHAQFGSPLSLSSSHGCERYSTLRSHRSAPYPSPYVHRTSSPNGYSDNSTCLSMLPSHDNWSSLQMSSHSSVLPMGHGSSPNSNSSQYTSLWSMGNSPLTPVSQAGGMTSSLGSQFLRSSANHYSSLTHPVTAPPSGSPVYDTAVPEVHEASQYDCSAYVRLPTAWTPVTPPSL